Genomic DNA from Entelurus aequoreus isolate RoL-2023_Sb linkage group LG25, RoL_Eaeq_v1.1, whole genome shotgun sequence:
CCTTTTAACATAACTACTTTTTAATTGTCTCAAAACAATCATTTCCTTTTCAATGACCACCCACTCAGCATCTTGTAAACATCCTACAACTCATCATGTTGTCAATATGACATTTATTTAAGACATTTTACTTCAAATGTATGTTCCTCCATGAAAGTATTTTTTACAAGATTGTTTGTAAACTCATCGTGAGCTGTACTATTTGTGGTGCGGTGCAATCTTTGCAAGTAAAGTTTTTCCAAAATGCTTTTTCAAACTGATATATGAATCATCACTTTGCTGTTGAAATAAGaggaatatttaatatttttcacAAAGGGCTGCACATTGACAAATCAAAtgtatgcaggggccattttcaataattttttttcaaaaccaatGAAGATTTTTAAGGTTGGGTGTCTGTCTTGAAAGTgttattttcttatttatttcAATGCCTAAATTTATAGCTCAACTTTAAGGTCTGTCGATATAGTTTTGTTTCATGCCGATTATGGCAGAAACACtaatatttccccccccccaaaaaaaaagtagaatatttaacatgaagtaattggagccttaaacgggtcaataaatcatgttttggggtacaatgacagtttaaaaaaaggtACCACTAGAAACCTTGGGGATACAGAAGGGTCACTTAGCCTCAGACAAACTTTAttaatccacaagggaaattgttcaaacaCCCATAAGTGTGAAAAATCTGCATtcatcatgcttttttttttttctttcaacgcttaagtctctagatcaacttcaggtctgagtacaattttttttaatgcccattttgtcaaagaaaactttgttttcatatggcaaatacaaaatatacaatattaccCCCAACATATTTCAGTatgtttgatgtgaattaattttaGCCTttaattggtcaataattcataacattgattttgacttgtgtttttatgtaactcttgctgcctcttggccagaaCTCCTTTGAAAAAGAGGTTTAATCACAATGGGATGTTAAaggttaaatcaggggtgtcaaactcattttagatcgggggccacatggagaaaaatctactcgagtgggccggactggtaaaatcatggcacgacaacttaaaaatcgacaacttcagattgttttctttgttcaaaaatagaacaaaatgtttttttttacacttacatgcggttaatagtgttctatctttatttgtcgttatttatattttcagaatcttgtgataatgttcatcagtcaactcattgttcattttcaatctatcaaaataaaaatttgatcaaaatcaaattacagtatgttatttatgtagtttgatcattttcctcgactggtgtactaacgtggtttattttgtatatatgtagcatcgtctacaaagatacaaagaattgctattgcgacatctagtggacacatttacgacagctgtttctttcattcaaaaatttcagatacatttttatacttagcaaactcatcccacgggccggataaaacctgttcacgggcctgatccggccctcgggccctacgtttgacacacctgggttaaatgaaatcaaataaaaataacattgattttgattaattattttttaacattgggacaagcggtaaaaaaatggatggatggactgtcaTAAAGGAAAAAAAACgcctgcgtggcagctttgtATTATTAGAAGCAAGCGACattacaactttttattgttCAAATTTCACTTGTTTGATCTTTTGGTacacttttttaatgttattttttttcgtTTTAGTAGAATTTGTCGCGGGGACTTAAAAATGAGCTTCGGCCACACTTGCTGTTTAGACTAGCACGTCTTCCTCTCCTGAACAGAGACGACGCTACATAAAAAATATGACGCTGTCCTACTTCCGCCCGTCGGCAGCGAAGAAGAAAGGTCGCGGGCTCCGTTCGAACCAAGAGAAGCAGCTGCACGGTAGTAACTTtgctattttactgtaaaagacaTTTCCCATCCCAATATTATTACCGTAGTCACGCCTTAAACTGTTTTTTGGTCTTAAGCTATTTATTGTTATTAGTGTTGTTTGTGTCGTAGTTTACGTAGCTTTCGTGCGGCTGTAAACTTACACGCTGTAACCGTGTAcgttttacatgttttataactAACAATTAGGTATGTTAAAAGTTGTACATGTTCGCTAACTAGCTAAAAATATTTGCCGTTGGTCAATTTGGGAAGTTACATTTCATGGTTGGGTTtgaaacccaaagccaatggccacataacagcccaatccagatcccttaaaaaaatactccagtgatcatttcaatttaaaattagatgagtgggactggtcccctgtgcttgcgagcaacctggtcgatgttgcttgggatcgcttcaaaacagcgttcctaaagatactaaatgacatggctcccgtgaaaacagtcaggatcaaagcccgctctgaaccatggatgaatccggacctattagctgccataaaagacagagacagaaaatactccgaataccaaaagtgtaaaacagaagtagataaacaacccaataataacaacctcaaatcactcctttcaactctcaaaaagcaatgcaataaattaagaaataattcaaccaacctgactaaatcctttaaaaaaaatacattaacgacaaaatagaggaaaacacaaataagccacgtgagctctggaaaattctcaacaaccagcttcccggttgcagccaaaaacttaaaacctgactcaccaacatcagcatcaaggagggtgactccctcattacagacaaaatggaggtagcaagcagacttaacgcctttttcaccagcatagccgcaactcttgtcaacaagctgtcccaccactggtcgctttggtgtagaacacattaaagcctctacagaaagctaggagtatccaacaatgatttcaaattaaaaatggccacagctgatgaggtgcttaaaaaatttagcgcgctccacccaaacaaggccaccggccttgataatattccctccagattcctcagggactctgcctccatcattgccccaatcatcacgcacataataaacctctcaatttcacaaggccaagtaccaaaagattttaagatagcaagagtaactcccctctttaaaaaaggaagcaaattggaacctggcaactaccgacctgtttctattctcagttccacttcgaaagtaatggaaaaaatagtttatgaacaggtcgatagttaccttgccactaataaactcatgtacaaattccaatccggcttcagaactaaccactccactgacacatgccttctctatctgaccgaccacatcaaacatgaggtggacgcgggcaaatactgcggcatggtcatgctggaccttcagaaggcctttgacaccgttaaccacgctatactgttggataagctcagagcaatcggatttaacaaaacctcatcgagctggatgcaatcttacttgcaggggagggaacaggtggtagaggtgaacggcaccgtgcccccccccccctctcagtaagctgtggagtcccccaaggcagtatattagggcctttacggttcctaatatacataaacgacttgtcatcggcatgcgactgtgaattgttcttgtttgcggatgactcggccttgctgatatcagacaaggacaagtcacaggtggagaaaatcctcagtgctgaactctgttgaacttgcacctggctcgctgacaacaagctatccatacacttgggtaaaatggaatccatcctgtttgggtcccacatcaaccttaaaggcctactgaaatgaattttttaaaatttaaacggggattatGTATGACACATATACTAtgtttcatacttgatcattttgcgatattgccatatttttgctgaaaggatttagtagagaatatcgacgataaagttcgcaacttttggtcgctgattaaaaaaagccttgcctgtaccggaagtagcgtgacgttgcaggttgaagggctcctcacatttccccattgtttacaccagcagcgagagctattcggaccgagaaagcgaccatttccccattaatttgagcgaggatgaaagattcgtggatgaggtacgtgagagtgaaggaatagagtgcagtgcaggacgtatctttttccgctctgaccgtaacttaggtaaaagggctcattggattccacactttctcctttttctattgtggatcacggatttgtattttaaaccacctcggatactatatcctcttgaaaatgagagtcgagaacgcgaaaaggacattcacagtgacttttatctccaggacaatacatcggtgaagcactttagctacggagctaacgtgatagcatcgtgcttaaatgcagatagaaacaaaataaataagcccctgactggaaggatagacagaagatcaacaatactactatcaggagacaccgaaccaaacactggacctgtaaccacacggttaatgctgtgccgcctgtcgaagcctagcaatgctgttgctaacgacgctattgaagctaacttagctacgggacctcgtcagagctatgataaaaacattagcgctccacctacgccagccctcatctgctaatcaacacccgtgctcacctgcgttccagcgatcgacggcgcgacgaaggacttcacccgatcatcgatgcggtcggcggctagcgtcggatagcgcgtctgctatccaactcaaagtcctcctggttgtgttgctgcagccagccgctaatacaccgatcccacctacagctttcttctttgcagtctccattgttcattaaacaaattgaaaaagattcaccaacacagatagataagatgtccagaatactgtggaattttgcgatgaaaacggagctgtttgtatagtgatacaatgtgtccgaatacgttttcaaccggaagtttcccgggaaatttaaaattgcactttataagttaacccggccgtattggcatgtgttgcaatgttaagatttcatcattgatatataaactatcagactgcgttgtcggtagtagtgggtttcggtaggcctttaagaaagtcaatgacttcactataaaagtgggtgacattgttatcaccaggaaagatgaggtcacctaccgaggttccattctagaggctaatctttcctgtgataaaatggcaaccaaggtaatcaaaaaggtcaaccaacaaacaagatttctctatagaatctcctatctggtcaacaaaagcaccatgaggattctggcgggaactctcgttcaacctttTTTCGATTACggttgcacctcctggtaccctagcacctccaaaaccctcaaatctaaacttcaaacatcccagaacaagttagtcagattacttctagacctccaccccagataccccctcactcctacccacttctccaaagtgggctggctcagggtggaggacagagtaaaacaacttacactgagcctagtctataaaatccactacacctccctgataccgaagtacatgtcaaactacttccttaacgtaaatgactgccataaccacaacaccagggggagctccactaaccacgttaaacccagattccaatctaacaaaggtcttaactcattctctttctatgccacatcaatgtggaatgcgctcccaacaggtataaaagaaagggcatctctatcctccttcaaaaccgcaataaaagtacacctccaggcagctacaaccctaaactaacaccctccccggattgttaataatcaaatgtaaacaatcaaatgcagatactttttcttatgctttcaaatgcagatactttttcttatgccttctgatctctctcactctctcactctatctatctatctatctatctatctatctatctatctatctatctatctatctatctatctatctatctatctatctatctatctatctatctatctatctatctatctatctatctatctatccatccatccatccatctatccatctatccatctatccatctatccatctatccatctatccatctatccatctatccatctatctatctatctatctatctatctatctatctatctatctatctacctacctacctacctacctacactaCTTGCtgcacatatcctaccaagtcagacctacactgttccaatatccatttctctgttctcaattgttgatgactgatgataacaaccaaacctaaccctccacaccccggattgtaaataattcaatgtgattatcttgtgtgatgactgtattatgatatatatatctgtatcattaatcaatttaagtggacccccacttaaacaagttgaaaaacttattcaggtgttaccatttagtggtcaattgtatgggatatgtacttcactgggcaacctactaataaaagtctcaatcaatcaatcaaagtgataCTGCACATTTTGGTATTGATTAGATACCAAGTACATCCGGGATTTCTGATATTGGTTTCGACACTTCACTGATTTTGCATTTAATTGTGTGAACGCTAAggtttttattcttcttcttcttctccagattttggcgcactctaccttccacattttccatccgattcaaaccgttccaacttcaaactgttcagcctattcgggaatccaaaaattcccagattttcgagaattccaggttttccgggacatttttcccattcaaaatgaactggccatttttcaaacttccacatttttcaaccgattccaaactATTCCGCCttgaacacattccactcatcctggaaattcaaacgataatttttccaagttcaaagaaattccaggaattccctttgtttcaaacccttttttgactctttccggcgactactccttccacatttttcaacccacttcaaccgttgtaCTGTCCAAACCTTCCtcttaaaaattcccggttttcccgaaattcctggaattccttaataccatttctcaattaaaatgttactacttcaacatttcttgaccgattttgaaaaattccaacaccaaccatttcaatgcATTCGGAACATTGAAGTGTTttaatattttccaaaaaaatcccacttttcctgaaatttccatgaaattcccattgcaatgaatgggacatttttcaaagttccacatttttcatccaattcaaaccgttccaactccaagatatttagcctgttcaaaattgtgtgctctccttcaacaatttaaaaaaaattcccagatttccaaaaattcccagttttcagggacatttttcccatttaaaatgaattccaccttccacaattcccacatttttcaaccgattcaaaccattccaacatcaacacattctactcatccaactaacactttcccaagttccaaaccaaattcagtttttcctggaaattcaaactcttcaacattcaaaccattccaacattcaaactattcttacattcatactacattctgtcagcatttcagttcaacttcagcattggagcattcacacgcaattccttcaggaattcccTCTTCTCGTTGATGAATAAAACACAGGTCAACATTTTTGAGGCACACTTATTCGaacaatttaacaatattttAATACGATAGTAACTAATTCCTTTTCCTTCCATATAACAGTTTGAGCAAATTAGAGCCGGTTTTGTAAAATAACTCAACAAAATCAAAAACTACCATTAAGATGCTTCCATTTTTGCCTCCAGAGTCCTcttgtgtaaataatgtaatatagtaatttacaaaagaaaatgtatttGTGAAAAGAAAACTGTGAAATATACAGTAAATCCAATCACACTGATCATATGAAATATACATACGATTGATATTTGCTCTAATCTGCCCAATACCTAGTTTATGACCGTTATTAATATACCACTGCAAACATCAAGAATCAAGTAAATATTACTATATATGTACTATACATAGGCACCCATCTACATTTCTTCCAAGCGGGTGcacgttgtgtgtgtgtattaaaaataaaaatagacaaTCAGCCAAGgtaatatcccatatgatttgtggctttattattttgtaaaacaaaccaaactcgccacaaaattaactacaacacgattgatttttcaaaaattattttaaggattgaaagttgccattaataccacgtgggtgctcggcattgtccgtgggtgctcgggccccgaagcacccacgggagcGGCGCCTATGGTACTATATACTTTTAAGtacgtttatttaattttttaaaactgtattttgatatttattttagTGCTATGTTTATTCAACTTTCATTTGCAATTCATCTTAGTTTTATTTTcgtatatatttaaacagtgttaccgttcaaagtgtgtgtaatgttagtggCCAACAATATTGAATAGACTTGTTAAATGAAAAGCCTTGTTTTTAACGAATGCTTAGGCCAACTgtatttttaatgttggtcattaaggtggtacttggagagccaagtgttttgtgaggtggtacttggtgaaaatagTTTGAGAAGCAGCGCTTTATATCATGTGATGACGCTAACATGTTTCCTTTCTTGCGGCCAGTTTCCCTAAAATGTCTGGAGGGGATAAATTTCAAGACTTTGAGGAGACACTGGAAGCCCTGGTGGCCATCAGTAGCAGTCAACCGGAGAAACTGATAGGAGTGAAGAATGAACTTAAGGCCCTTGTTGACCAACATGCAGAGACCAAAAAGATCATGATGCAGATGCTACAAGGCATGGACTCACACATTTATCACAGCTTTTCACTTTGCGTCTAAAATGTTGTTCATTTcttaacatttttgttttgtttttcgtgATTTTTGCTCATATTGGTTGTCTTTCTCTTACCGTCCATAAAAAAGACATGCACATGCGTTGTGACCAATTGTACAAATTAGATGCCGTATTTTTcggtagtataagtcgcaccggccgaaatgcataataaagaaggaaaaaaacatatataagtcgcactagagtataagtcgcattttttggggacatgtatttgataaaacccaacaccaagaatagacatttgaaaggcaatttaaaataaataaagaatagtgaacaacaggctgaataagtgtacgttatatgacccataaataaccaactgagaacgtatgttaccgtaacatattatggtaatagtcattcaaataactataacatatagaacatgctatacgtttaccaaacaatctgtcactcctaatcgctaaatccgatgaaatcttatacgtctagtctcttacgtgaatgagctaaataatatttgatattttacggtagtgtgttaataatttcacacataagtcgctcctgagtataagtcgcacccccggccaaactatgaaaaaaaactgcgacttatagtccaacaAATACGGTAATTACGTCACCACTGATTGATGACTCCTGGGTGCCAATGGCCACCTACAATATTTTGATCTAATAAGAAGTTAAATTTTTTAGTTTGCCGAGTTCCACTCATAATTCTCGCTGGTTTGCATAAAGCACTGAAcaatttttttacatgaaaaacaaCTTTTGCTATATCAGTGATTCATTTATTCATACCAATAGTGagcgccatctagtggtacgccaaataatcacttatggTAATTAAATCTTTtaaatacagtgttactgttcaaaactgtgtaatgttacagtggtcaaaatattaaatatactctaccttgttttaatgaacatttaggCCCACTttcctactgtattttaatgttggtctttaaggtggtacttggaaagccaaatgttgtctgaagtggtacttggtggaaaaaagtttgagaaccactaaactatatttattaggggtgtaaaaaaattgacttttgaatgaatcgcgattcttatgtgtaattattcttaatcgattctaaaagaaataataaatataagtattttttcctccaaatctgtcctgtccagccactttcgTAAatatttgggtagaattttatcaaacataaacagttttctttgaagtaatatagaaattgatcatagctccattttatggaggaatgtagttaatcatagaactggcacccaatggtaTTAAATTATTGATTTTGAATCCAGAATTGTTTTAAACCGATTccgaattgaatcgttacccccaggaaatcgaatcgtgtggtgcctaaAGATTCATAGCCCTTTTATTTATACCACACTAAAATAAACCCAGTGATAGTCTATAGTTAGCATTGTTGCTTTTtcagctttatttttttttaacagaagtggCTCAGCATGAGGAGAATGTTGGCCAAAGACTCCTTGATGTGGAAGAGGAGAAGAAACGAAGAGAGAAGGAGCTGGATAGTCTGGAGGAGCAGCTGAGACAGTGCACTGCCAAGAGCCAGACAATGGACTCAGAATTGCAGTATCCTTTTTTTCTTAACCACATTTCGACAAATGTGGTTAGAATAGTGTTGTTCGACAAATGTGGTTAGAATAGTGTTGTAAAATAATTTCATAATTTGTGAAAGTTTGTGAGCGTTCTTAACCACTACATCAGGTTCCTGCAGAATGAGTTGGATATGCTGAGGAGCTCAGAAGATGACCTCAACGCTCTTGCGAGGGTGGTGGACGAAGACACCACTGAGATCATCCCGTCCGCAATGTAAGTGTCCTTTTATCGGTCCAATTACAACAATTCAACCTCATTTTTCGTACGCGCCTCTTTACGTATGATTCAGGGGGTTTTTTTGCGAAGATTTATTCTTGGTCTTTGTATACCGTCTCCGTTGTCGTGCGGCCAAACACTGTCTGGGTGTGGGTTTTTATCCAAGCTATTGCAAtggattactaacaaaaaccaAGATACCAATGAGTGACACTTTAGATACCACTGTAATTTTCTAAAGGGTTATTTCCCCTTGCGCTAATagatatttttaaattttgttgTACAGTGTtacactcaaggcccggggggcagATCTGGCCCGCTAACTGATTTTATTTGGCCGGTCAAAGCCTAAAAATAATATGCGTcaaaaagtactttatctttctgTCTGTCCATTGAGACAGAGAAAAATACATGCATATTTGTAAAGTTAAATATCTAAAAATGCAACTCATTATATTATCACACATTctaaacattttaataaaaacatccatccatcttcgtccgcttatccaaagtcgggtcgcgggggcagcagccaaagcagggaagcccagtctTCCCgttccccagctacttcgtccagctcttccctggggaacctgaggcgttcccaggccatctgGGAGACATAGGCCCGGTCTACATTAaaccggataactccttaaacgaatagTTATTTACTGTAGCTTAAGCCccttgtcagccacactaaactatcgtttaaggtccccctccttggataattttttacacgggtaagtgcgccatgtatttcttgaatttccggctcttagctttgtatggactcactgATTGTTTACAAATTGAGTTCGGAGAGAAGGTGacatcagaaagaccgcgccccacacaggacgtgaagccagcttcataacaactggtttcgtaactcggaagtaaccactagaaagatggaggggAATCATCCAGAcacgcccgtgtttctccttcctctacatgtacagacacttgtggaaaccACACATTAATAGAAAGAAAGGCGCGATTGCAGTTATTTTGGATACAGCactctcagacggcaacatagcgaTGTTGagtgacggttttggataaggcttggaagaacggcagcctggtgggatatgtttgtcaacgagtgtgttgtgctaaagcaatggcaagagaactttcgaatgttcaggtcagctgtgattctacttaccgaaaaacgttgtccatttgtcgaaggggagacaacgagaatgtgggctcccgtggatgtgattttaaaaaaaggtagcgtgtgctttgtattacctggccgtcgagggaagactagggaaaacagcgaatgcatttggactggcaaagtagactatcagttattgtccgccatgtatgtctagcgattactcaacgtcttggTCCAGAGTATATTAAGTTTGATAACaagttgtttactttcacatgtccattaaagatttgattaatttatgatggctcaggtgtgatttactacaatagggccccacagcacgctGGAttt
This window encodes:
- the spc24 gene encoding kinetochore protein Spc24, giving the protein MSGGDKFQDFEETLEALVAISSSQPEKLIGVKNELKALVDQHAETKKIMMQMLQEVAQHEENVGQRLLDVEEEKKRREKELDSLEEQLRQCTAKSQTMDSELQFLQNELDMLRSSEDDLNALARVVDEDTTEIIPSAIHVVNLFHVITKIKWEYDTESHILKGVHYGKDLATPIQIDTSVQSPCDVSDKLWRFVNPEW